The Lineus longissimus chromosome 2, tnLinLong1.2, whole genome shotgun sequence genome window below encodes:
- the LOC135499908 gene encoding transcription factor E4F1-like, whose product MREAKKRNKGVDLTTFSLKVEELTSLYHGMTAANKKKAAAILSSAWKNMSPIASDKEKNSAGHPAVSEPSSVLPRPHKKGLFKKNAGDTTNGNTGEGQGEFTSLLQNMLDTVVSKEDGQQGRKMKLRRRKSQTRHVTSRTGRQRKGLAVDAEQTVYAINDNGPHVNSVDVVGNAGVERFAVNEQSPGDNSGPVSLPSFRDASICQRSSPPELEERMSSSVSVHRDGPPTSSVILPPKRSRPGATPSTGFEESNIDMVLEIVEDAIPGETAGVYGNLAASGSQTQMVLGNGAVDAANYESGDCDDLLDLELDIYNEVNEDTEIEEESLQNDQSAAAVPKLKTKIHNVVHKCQECGEMFTHGRPFKRHLLGHADSHYPLCCRMCKVEFEGYITFKYHKCHPPPRELSCKQCQTKCFNHKRLQRHIHLKHGRSKTQPQYFCQFCNKAFSRKLSMFKHYKEHASGKFVCLRCGELIEDKETYYDHVTKHERDANFMCEKCGIGFSKVQLYKKHMKAHERFECPECNMTFPTRKAQFRHNRLIHAAQFGDLSSKRYRCDKCPKSFPRPGLLDLHKRVHTGERPLECDLCKVFFRTPKALRKHKMTNTHLLKAGEVARERNHLCALCGQAYFRKYALQRHMKTHCDEKPFNCPHCDYKCKESTNLKRHIMRHLSERNFICEICGSSFHTKKTLETHVIYKHSSNRDYKCTECTMAFKTPNALRRHMTSHSDKRPHTCWCGSGFNRMYNLRRHMKSVHGTDEELPRVRKVRVLEEDVRDVYNTGQLPLTIPAVTSAAEMPLFSPHDSISPSMVMARPSMHPLKQDYITSVGSQGMLPGQSPSLFTLTPPSLSLPDLKSVQLPSDMNYAVMPQTQLSEDEKVAHVTSHLLSELRESVKHAEMAAMTPVHTPASTPVSSVKDGQQPQLSTLASVGMETVIQDIVHRPTINTYDSHLYLSQPTSAPVERKTFIHNVPQNYIHDFTSFNAASLYGAPFYSDPQRQRMMQMPDGLSSHEQLQAAVNGMPVEMNKYHQDVTHE is encoded by the exons ATGCGAGAGGCAAAGAAACGCAACAAAGGCGTCGATCTGACGACCTTTTCATTGAAG GTTGAGGAACTAACAAGCCTCTATCATGGGATGACTGCGGCAAACAAGAAAAAGGCAGCTGCAATCCTATCCTCTGCCTGGAAGAACATGTCTCCAATTGCCTCTGACAAGGAGAAGAACAGTGCAGGACACCCGGCTGTCTCAGAGCCTTCATCTGTGTTACCACGGCCACATAAAAAAG GTCTCTTCAAGAAAAATGCTGGTGATACGACTAATGGCAATACTGGTGAGGGTCAGGGCGAGTTCACTTCTCTGTTGCAGAACATGCTGGACACAGTAGTATCCAAAGAAGATGGGCAGCAAGGGAGAAAGATGAAATTGAGACGCCGGAAATCTCAGACAAGACATGTCACTTCTCGAACGGGTAGACAGCGCAAGGGACTTGCGGTGGATGCAGAACAGACAGTGTATGCAATCAATGACAATGGACCCCACGTTAATTCTGTTGATGTGGTTGGAAATGCTGGTGTTGAACGTTTTGCAGTAAATGAACAATCTCCAGGAGATAACTCTGGTCCTGTTTCTCTGCCATCGTTCAGAGATGCAAGTATTTGTCAACGCTCGTCACCTCCTGAACTGGAGGAGAGGATGTCTTCATCTGTGTCTGTTCATCGTGATGGGCCGCCAACGTCCAGCGTTATATTGCCTCCGAAGCGTTCTAGGCCTGGGGCAACCCCGTCCACTGGTTTTGAGGAGAGCAATATTGATATGGTGCTGGAGATTGTTGAGGATGCCATACCAGGAGAGACCGCAGGAGTGTATGGGAACCTTGCTGCCTCCGGTAGTCAGACACAAATGGTGCTTGGAAACGGTGCTGTGGATGCAGCAAACTATGAGAGTGGGGATTGTGATGATCTGTTAGATTTAGAATTAGATATTTATAACGAAGTCAATGAGGATACAGAAATTGAGGAGGAAAGTTTGCAAAATGATCAAAGTGCTGCCGCGGTTccgaaattaaaaacaaaaattcatAACGTAGTTCACAAGTGTCAAGAATGTGGTGAAATGTTTACACACGGCCGTCCTTTcaagagacacctattgggtcATGCTGACTCACATTATCCACTGTGTTGTCGTATGTGTAAGGTGGAATTTGAGGGGTACATTACATTTAAATACCATAAGTGTCACCCACCTCCCAGAGAACTATCATGCAAGCAGTgtcaaacaaaatgtttcaaccaCAAACGTTTACAAAGGCACATCCACTTGAAACATGGCCGCAGCAAAACTCAACCACAATATTTCTGTCAATTCTGCAACAAGGCATTCAGTCGGAAACTGTCCATGTTCAAACACTATAAGGAACATGCGAGTGGGAAGTTTGTGTGTCTGCGGTGCGGTGAGTTGATCGAAGACAAGGAAACATACTATGACCATGTGACAAAGCACGAGCGAGATGCCAATTTCATGTGTGAGAAATGTGGCATTGGCTTCTCCAAGGTGCAGCTCTACAAGAAACACATGAAGGCCCATGAGAGATTCGAGTGTCCAGAGTGTAACATGACATTTCCTACTCGGAAGGCCCAGTTCAGGCACAACCGCCTCATCCATGCGGCACAGTTTGGAGACCTAAGTAGCAAGCGGTACCGGTGTGACAAGTGTCCTAAAAGCTTTCCTCGGCCCGGGCTACTTGACTTACATAAGAGGGTGCACACAG GTGAGCGGCCTCTAGAGTGCGACCTGTGTAAGGTGTTCTTCCGCACTCCAAAGGCTTTGAGGAAACACAAGATGACCAACACCCACTTACTGAAGGCTGGCGAGGTTGCCCGGGAGAGGAATCATCTGTGTGCCTTGTGTGGACAGGCGTATTTCAG GAAATACGCGCTACAGCGTCACATGAAGACACACTGTGACGAGAAACCATTCAACTGCCCACACTGTGATTACAAGTGTAAGGAGAGTACGAATCTGAAACGCCACATCATGAGGCATCTGTCCGAACGCAACTTCATCTGTGAGATCTGTGGCTCATCATTCCACACAAAGAAGACACTCGAGACTCATGTCATTTATAAACATTCGAGCAACAGGGATTACAAATGTACTGAGTGTACGATGGCGTTCAAGACGCCGAATGCTTTACGGCGTCACATGACTAGTCATAGTGATAAACGGCCTCATACGTGTTGGTGTGGGAGTGGGTTCAATCGCATGTATAATCTGAGACGGCATATGAAGTCAGTCCATGGTACGGATGAGGAGCTGCCTCGGGTCAGGAAGGTACGGGTGTTAGAGGAAGATGTCAGGGATGTGTACAATACTGGCCAGCTCCCTTTGACGATCCCAGCTGTGACGAGTGCAGCCGAGATGCCTCTATTCAGTCCCCATGACAGCATCTCTCCCTCCATGGTCATGGCTCGACCCTCTATGCATCCACTGAAACAAGATTACATCACCTCTGTCGGCTCTCAGGGAATGCTACCTGGCCAGAGCCCATCCCTCTTTACTTTAACTCCCCCATCCCTTTCTTTACCTGATCTGAAATCGGTCCAGCTGCCCTCTGATATGAATTATGCAGTCATGCCCCAGACCCAGCTTTCAGAAGATGAAAAGGTGGCTCATGTCACATCGCATCTTTTATCAGAACTTCGTGAATCTGTCAAACATGCCGAGATGGCTGCCATGACACCAGTGCACACACCCGCCTCCACACCGGTCTCCTCAGTCAAGGACGGCCAACAGCCACAGCTCTCCACATTGGCCTCTGTTGGAATGGAGACGGTCATTCAAGATATTGTGCACCGCCCGACCATCAATACTTACGACAGCCACTTGTACCTCTCGCAGCCAACATCAGCGCCCGTCGAGCGCAAGACGTTCATCCACAACGTGCCTCAAAACTACATCCATGACTTCACAAGCTTTAACGCAGCCTCTTTATATGGTGCCCCATTCTACAGTGATCCTCAGCGTCAGCGGATGATGCAGATGCCTGATGGTCTGAGCAGCCATGAACAGCTTCAAGCTGCGGTGAATGGAATGCCGGTAGAGATGAATAAATACCATCAAGACGTTACTCATGAGTAG
- the LOC135499914 gene encoding uncharacterized protein LOC135499914, producing the protein MASSDKPVAFEITLDDSNVNNKADLPEKLRKRLSDCGGRPTTPDVLEEKQAKADRLRREYNQARIERIQQADKECKSLTSKVDPILIDETKPKSKAEAEKVIKDIQKDLQKMSIAPSAKK; encoded by the exons ATGGCCTCCTCAGACAAACCAGTTGCCTTTGAAATCACTCTTGATGACAGCAATGTAAACAACAAAGCTGATCTGCCTGAAAAACTTCGCAAGCGTCTGAGTGATTGCGGCGGTCGCCCAACGACTCCTGATGTTCTGGAAGAGAAGCAGGCGAAGGCTGATCGACTGCGGAGG GAATACAACCAAGCTCGAATTGAGAGAATCCAACAGGCCGATAAAGAGTGCAAAAGCTTGACTAGTAAAGTCGATCCTATCTTGATTGATGAGACTAAACCGAAATCCAAAGCCGAGGCCGAGAAAGTGATTAAAGATATCCAAAAAGATCTGCAGAAAATGTCAATAGCGCCATCTGCTAAGAAGTAG